A region of Plantactinospora sp. BC1 DNA encodes the following proteins:
- a CDS encoding patatin-like phospholipase family protein, with protein sequence MVSGPVAFVLGGGGVLGAVEVGMLRALFRAGIHPDLVLGTSIGAVNGALVAADPSEAVTDRLVRLWASPEASEVYGDSIARQLRRFAARTHLHSPRPLRRLLEAELGERTTFADLKVPFRCCAASIERAAEHWFRSGPLVPAVLASASVPGLLPPARIDGEHYVDGGIVNSIPIGEAVQAGAKQIFVLQVGRIERPLTPPRRPWEIAQVAFEIARRHRFAREMAALPDDVDVHVLPTGGLGPRDDTPWAYRDMAAVGRRISRAYTASRRYLSEHVSHG encoded by the coding sequence ATGGTCAGCGGTCCGGTGGCGTTCGTGCTCGGCGGTGGTGGGGTGCTCGGCGCCGTCGAGGTCGGCATGCTGCGGGCGCTGTTCCGGGCCGGCATCCACCCGGATCTGGTGCTCGGCACCTCGATCGGGGCGGTCAACGGCGCACTTGTCGCGGCCGACCCCTCCGAGGCGGTCACCGACCGGCTGGTCCGGCTCTGGGCCTCACCCGAGGCGAGCGAGGTCTACGGCGACTCGATCGCCCGGCAACTGCGCCGCTTCGCCGCCCGGACGCATCTGCACTCGCCGCGCCCGCTGCGCCGGCTGCTGGAGGCCGAACTCGGCGAGCGCACCACCTTCGCGGATCTCAAGGTGCCGTTCCGGTGCTGCGCGGCGAGCATCGAGCGGGCCGCCGAGCACTGGTTCCGGAGCGGCCCGCTGGTGCCGGCCGTACTCGCCTCGGCGTCCGTACCCGGGCTGCTGCCGCCGGCCCGGATCGACGGCGAGCACTACGTCGACGGCGGGATCGTCAACTCGATCCCGATCGGCGAGGCGGTGCAGGCGGGCGCCAAGCAGATCTTCGTGCTCCAGGTCGGCCGGATCGAGCGGCCGTTGACCCCGCCCCGACGGCCGTGGGAGATCGCCCAGGTCGCCTTCGAGATAGCCCGCCGGCACCGGTTCGCCCGGGAGATGGCGGCGCTGCCGGACGACGTGGACGTGCACGTGCTGCCGACCGGCGGGCTGGGGCCCCGGGACGACACCCCGTGGGCGTACCGGGACATGGCGGCGGTGGGCCGACGGATCAGTCGGGCGTACACGGCGTCCCGGCGCTATCTCAGCGAACACGTGAGCCACGGCTGA
- a CDS encoding serine/threonine-protein kinase has product MAALQAGGLLARRYRLIDRIGAGGMSVIWRARDEVLDRVVAVKVLAASLAADAKFREMVREEARAAAQLVHPHVTAVHDYGETLGPDGGITAFVVMELLTGEELKAELTAGPLPWPTAVEICAQVAEALAAAHRLGIVHRDITPANIMMTATGAKVLDFGIATQVGAPDEDEDGETFGTPAYVAPERLDGLPAQPATDTYSLGVLLHETLTGRVPFPAETWEELTRALEAGTEPTLAGVPDLPPAVADVCLRCLARDPVQRPTAAQVGELLRHQLLATDPRRAVLSHLRPGAVPVAMSSSAATGALRTPAAVQPTPVDPARIQSTPVDATAAQPTAVDATGAQPTPVDAVGVQLTPVDAAGVRLTPVDAAVRVGPAPVNPAPPGVAAPPMSVGATAPPTTGQPSPASPRDEAAARPGGAPPQRQGVPGARPDAPAAVPGPRPPAEPAGPRVAPRDRPATDPERPLSPPDRTGTAGEPPRPGRVLLVAAAVLVALTATVVIISALGDEPGSRPTTGATTAGPAGIGPPTPAGTPAPGASTAGPPSTPASGGQPDAEDNPNIPPPPISEVMAQLYRIVDDGVAANEIRDHAGVDLRNQLRNLRADAGGATADLSGQVTLLRDKVTVRRDEGSISPEYAELLDDALVRLARAV; this is encoded by the coding sequence ATGGCAGCGTTGCAGGCGGGCGGCCTGCTCGCCCGGAGGTATCGACTCATCGACCGGATCGGTGCCGGCGGTATGTCGGTGATCTGGCGTGCTCGCGACGAGGTGCTCGACCGGGTGGTGGCGGTGAAGGTGCTCGCCGCGTCACTCGCCGCCGACGCCAAGTTCCGGGAGATGGTGCGTGAGGAGGCTCGGGCCGCCGCGCAGCTCGTACACCCACACGTCACCGCCGTGCACGACTACGGCGAGACCCTCGGGCCGGACGGCGGGATCACCGCCTTCGTGGTGATGGAACTGCTGACCGGCGAGGAGCTGAAGGCCGAACTCACCGCCGGCCCGCTTCCCTGGCCGACGGCGGTGGAGATCTGTGCCCAGGTGGCCGAGGCACTGGCCGCCGCGCACCGGCTCGGCATCGTGCACCGGGACATCACCCCGGCCAACATCATGATGACCGCGACCGGGGCGAAGGTGCTCGACTTCGGCATCGCCACCCAGGTCGGCGCCCCGGACGAGGACGAGGACGGCGAGACGTTCGGCACCCCGGCGTACGTCGCGCCGGAGCGGCTGGACGGACTTCCGGCCCAGCCGGCGACCGACACGTACTCGCTCGGCGTGCTGTTGCACGAGACGCTGACCGGCCGGGTGCCGTTTCCGGCCGAGACCTGGGAGGAGCTGACCCGGGCGCTGGAGGCGGGGACGGAGCCGACGCTGGCCGGCGTACCCGATCTGCCGCCGGCGGTGGCGGACGTCTGCCTGCGCTGTCTGGCCCGCGATCCGGTGCAGCGGCCGACGGCCGCGCAGGTCGGCGAGTTGCTGCGCCACCAACTGCTGGCCACCGATCCTCGCCGTGCCGTGCTGAGCCACCTCCGGCCCGGTGCGGTACCGGTCGCGATGTCTTCGTCGGCAGCCACGGGTGCGCTGCGCACTCCTGCGGCGGTGCAGCCGACGCCGGTGGATCCGGCGCGGATCCAGTCGACGCCGGTAGATGCTACGGCGGCGCAGCCGACGGCGGTGGATGCGACGGGCGCGCAGCCGACGCCGGTCGATGCGGTGGGGGTGCAGTTGACGCCGGTGGATGCGGCGGGGGTGCGGTTGACGCCGGTGGATGCGGCGGTAAGGGTGGGCCCGGCGCCGGTTAACCCGGCACCGCCGGGGGTGGCAGCGCCCCCCATGTCGGTGGGCGCGACGGCGCCTCCGACGACCGGACAGCCGAGTCCGGCGAGCCCGCGCGACGAGGCGGCAGCCCGGCCAGGCGGCGCGCCGCCGCAGCGGCAGGGAGTTCCCGGGGCCCGGCCGGACGCTCCGGCGGCCGTGCCGGGGCCGCGTCCGCCGGCCGAGCCGGCCGGGCCACGGGTGGCGCCCAGGGATCGACCCGCGACGGATCCGGAGCGGCCGTTGTCGCCGCCCGACCGGACGGGGACGGCCGGCGAACCGCCCCGGCCCGGCCGGGTCCTGCTGGTCGCCGCGGCCGTGCTGGTCGCGCTCACTGCCACCGTCGTGATCATCTCCGCGCTCGGCGACGAGCCGGGGTCGCGGCCGACGACCGGGGCGACGACCGCCGGGCCGGCCGGGATCGGGCCACCGACTCCGGCCGGTACCCCGGCGCCCGGGGCGTCCACGGCCGGGCCACCGTCCACACCGGCCTCCGGCGGGCAACCGGACGCGGAAGACAACCCCAACATCCCGCCGCCGCCGATCAGCGAGGTCATGGCACAGCTCTACCGGATCGTCGACGACGGGGTGGCGGCGAACGAGATCCGCGATCACGCCGGAGTGGACCTGCGCAACCAGCTCCGCAACCTCCGTGCCGACGCGGGAGGTGCGACGGCCGACCTGTCCGGGCAGGTGACGCTGCTGCGCGACAAGGTCACGGTCCGTCGTGACGAGGGCTCGATCTCGCCCGAGTACGCGGAACTGCTCGACGACGCCCTGGTCCGGCTGGCCCGCGCGGTGTGA
- a CDS encoding ABC transporter ATP-binding protein, producing MVSITTDRLTKVFPDGTVAVDGVSIEVGSGEFVTLLGPTGCGKSTILRLVAGLEEPTSGQVLIDGEPVTAGPGPNRQLSMVFQDYALYPHLTVAENIRFPLSLNPEAVADASARVTEIADQLGITGLLDRRPGQLSGGQRQRVAMARAMAGESRAFLLDEPLSNVDAGLRAELRTELAALARRLEMTTLYVTHDQVEAMTMADRVAVLRRGRLQQIGPPGEVYRDPHTLFVAAFLGTPRANLLQAAIYAPDGGVLLDLGSQLIELPPDDPRVRPLRERHTERVTCALRADALSPVPEPSGAAPVLRGVVRLVENLGHEALVHVRTDTVPTPSGQASLEQPTSGAHLSELLADDLPTGHPVRDRLARMIPHPRPEQPPATARTEYGFYPVYDPELRDDPAEAGEVVVRVPMPVLPRVGEAITLAVDLDQLLLFDGSGARIRLG from the coding sequence GTGGTCAGCATCACCACCGACCGGCTGACGAAGGTCTTTCCCGACGGCACCGTCGCGGTCGACGGCGTGAGCATCGAGGTCGGCTCGGGGGAGTTCGTCACCCTGCTCGGTCCGACGGGCTGCGGAAAGTCGACGATCCTGCGACTCGTCGCCGGGCTGGAGGAACCGACCAGCGGCCAGGTGCTGATCGACGGCGAGCCGGTCACCGCCGGACCGGGCCCCAACCGGCAGCTGTCGATGGTCTTCCAGGACTACGCGCTCTATCCACATCTGACGGTCGCCGAGAACATCCGCTTCCCGCTGAGCCTCAACCCGGAGGCCGTGGCCGACGCGTCCGCCCGGGTCACCGAGATCGCCGACCAGCTCGGCATCACCGGCCTGCTCGACCGGAGGCCCGGGCAGCTCTCCGGCGGGCAGCGGCAGCGGGTGGCGATGGCCAGGGCGATGGCCGGGGAGTCCCGGGCCTTCCTGCTCGACGAGCCACTCTCCAACGTGGACGCGGGGCTCCGCGCGGAGCTGCGTACCGAGCTGGCCGCCCTCGCCCGGCGACTGGAGATGACCACCCTCTACGTGACGCACGACCAGGTCGAGGCGATGACCATGGCCGACCGGGTGGCGGTGCTGCGCCGGGGGAGGCTCCAGCAAATCGGGCCGCCGGGCGAGGTCTACCGGGATCCGCACACCCTCTTCGTGGCGGCCTTCCTCGGTACGCCCCGGGCGAACCTGCTCCAGGCCGCCATCTACGCGCCGGACGGCGGCGTACTGCTCGACCTCGGCTCGCAACTCATCGAGCTGCCGCCCGACGACCCCCGGGTACGTCCGCTGCGCGAACGACACACCGAGCGGGTCACCTGCGCCCTGCGGGCCGACGCGCTGAGCCCGGTGCCGGAGCCGTCGGGTGCGGCGCCGGTGCTGCGCGGGGTGGTCCGGCTGGTGGAGAACCTCGGCCACGAGGCGCTGGTGCACGTGCGGACGGATACGGTGCCGACCCCGTCGGGGCAGGCCAGCCTGGAGCAGCCGACCAGCGGAGCCCACCTGTCCGAACTGCTCGCCGACGACCTGCCGACCGGGCACCCGGTGCGGGACCGGCTGGCCCGGATGATCCCGCACCCCCGACCGGAACAGCCGCCCGCGACGGCCCGCACCGAGTACGGCTTCTATCCGGTGTACGACCCGGAGCTGCGCGACGATCCGGCCGAGGCCGGTGAGGTGGTGGTCCGGGTGCCGATGCCGGTGCTGCCCCGGGTCGGAGAAGCGATCACGCTCGCGGTCGACCTGGACCAACTGCTGCTCTTCGACGGCTCCGGGGCGCGGATCCGGCTCGGTTGA